From the genome of Haloarcula limicola, one region includes:
- a CDS encoding adenosylhomocysteinase, with translation MTAPISERLDDVESARESGRRKMDWAAQHMPICASLREEFETDRPFAGERIGMAMHVEAKTAVLAELLAQGGAEVAITGCNPLSTHDDVSAALDAVDGVTSYAERGVDDEAYYAAIEAVLEHEPTITVDDGMDLVAAVHEDYPELIDTIVGGAEETTTGVHRLRAMDADGELDYPVFAVNDTPMKRLFDNVHGTGESSLASIAMTTNLSWAGKTVVVAGYGHCGKGVAKKASGQNADVVVTEVEPRRALEAHMEGYDVMPMAEAAEAGDVFITTTGNRDVIVEDHFENMQDGVLLANAGHFDVEIDLDALASIAADTYEARDGVRAYEMADGRRLNVLAEGRLVNLATPIALGHPVEVMDQSFGIQAVCVRELVENGDAYDAGVHDVPDRLDKEVAEVKLAAEGVDFDGLTDEQAEYMDSWQHGT, from the coding sequence ATGACAGCCCCCATTTCTGAGCGACTCGACGACGTAGAGTCGGCCCGCGAGTCGGGCCGGCGGAAGATGGACTGGGCGGCACAGCACATGCCCATCTGCGCGTCGCTGCGCGAGGAGTTCGAGACCGACCGACCGTTCGCCGGCGAGCGGATCGGCATGGCGATGCACGTCGAAGCGAAGACGGCGGTGCTCGCCGAACTGCTGGCCCAGGGCGGCGCGGAAGTCGCCATCACCGGGTGTAACCCGCTCTCGACGCACGACGACGTGAGCGCGGCGCTCGACGCCGTCGACGGCGTCACCTCCTACGCCGAGCGCGGCGTCGACGACGAGGCGTACTACGCCGCCATCGAGGCCGTGCTCGAACACGAACCGACGATCACGGTGGACGACGGGATGGACCTGGTGGCCGCGGTCCACGAGGACTACCCCGAACTCATCGACACCATCGTCGGCGGGGCCGAGGAGACCACCACCGGCGTCCACCGCCTGCGCGCGATGGACGCGGACGGCGAACTCGACTACCCGGTGTTCGCGGTCAACGACACGCCGATGAAACGGCTGTTCGACAACGTCCACGGCACCGGCGAGTCGTCGCTGGCCTCCATCGCCATGACGACGAATCTCTCGTGGGCCGGCAAGACCGTCGTCGTCGCCGGCTACGGCCACTGCGGGAAGGGCGTCGCGAAGAAGGCCAGCGGCCAGAACGCCGACGTGGTCGTCACCGAGGTCGAGCCCCGCCGCGCGCTCGAAGCCCACATGGAGGGCTACGACGTCATGCCGATGGCCGAAGCGGCCGAAGCGGGCGACGTCTTCATCACGACCACCGGAAATCGGGACGTCATCGTCGAAGACCACTTCGAGAACATGCAGGACGGCGTTCTCTTGGCGAACGCCGGCCACTTCGACGTGGAGATCGACCTCGACGCGCTCGCTTCGATAGCCGCCGACACCTACGAGGCCCGCGACGGCGTGCGGGCCTACGAGATGGCCGACGGCCGCCGCCTGAACGTGCTGGCCGAAGGTCGACTCGTCAATCTGGCGACCCCCATCGCGCTGGGCCACCCGGTCGAAGTGATGGACCAGAGCTTCGGGATTCAGGCGGTCTGCGTGCGGGAACTGGTCGAGAACGGCGACGCCTACGACGCCGGCGTCCACGACGTGCCCGACCGGCTGGACAAGGAGGTCGCCGAGGTGAAGTTGGCCGCCGAAGGCGTCGATTTCGACGGGCTGACGGACGAACAGGCCGAGTATATGGATTCGTGGCAGCACGGGACGTAG
- a CDS encoding amidohydrolase, whose translation MTELLVTGGQVLRPDMTVERADVLVDQSSGDIVAVESPGELAGDDELDASDGLVVPGLVNAHTHVAMTLLRGYADDKPLDAWLQEDIWPVEGELTPEDVRVGAELGLVEMVKSGTTALSDMYFHVDEIAAAVEQAGVRAVLGHTAVTVGKDEEGAREDVRQSLETARDLDGAADGRISTTFQPHSLTTVGEEYLREYVPEADAAGLPIHLHANETTDEVEPLVEEHGIRPLEYADDVGLLAEDTFLAHCVHVDETEIDLLAETGTGVAHCPASNMKLASGMAPVQRLLDAGVTVGIGTDGAASNNDLDMFDEMRDAAMVGKLAADDASAVAAETVVEMATENGAELLGIDSGRIEPGANADLAVLSLDAPRLTPAHDLVSHLAYAATGSDVRHTVCDGEVLMRDRDVTVFDEDAVRERAQAHADALVDRASN comes from the coding sequence ATGACCGAACTTCTCGTCACCGGCGGACAGGTCCTCCGCCCCGATATGACCGTCGAACGCGCCGACGTGCTCGTCGACCAGTCGAGCGGCGACATCGTGGCCGTCGAATCGCCGGGCGAACTCGCTGGCGACGACGAACTCGACGCGAGCGACGGCCTCGTCGTCCCCGGGCTGGTCAACGCCCATACGCACGTCGCGATGACCCTACTTCGAGGCTACGCCGACGACAAGCCGCTGGACGCGTGGCTGCAGGAGGACATCTGGCCCGTCGAGGGTGAGCTAACCCCCGAGGACGTGCGAGTCGGCGCGGAACTCGGACTCGTCGAGATGGTGAAGTCGGGGACGACGGCGCTCTCTGACATGTACTTCCACGTCGACGAGATCGCGGCGGCCGTCGAGCAGGCGGGTGTTCGAGCCGTGCTCGGCCACACCGCAGTCACCGTCGGCAAGGACGAGGAGGGCGCGCGCGAGGACGTTCGGCAGAGCCTGGAGACCGCCCGGGACCTCGACGGCGCGGCCGACGGCCGAATCAGCACGACGTTCCAACCGCACAGCCTGACCACCGTCGGCGAGGAATACCTCCGCGAGTACGTTCCCGAGGCAGACGCCGCGGGGCTACCGATCCATCTCCACGCCAACGAGACGACCGACGAGGTCGAACCGCTCGTCGAGGAACACGGAATTCGACCGCTCGAATACGCCGACGACGTGGGCCTGCTCGCCGAGGACACGTTCCTGGCTCACTGCGTCCACGTCGACGAGACCGAGATCGACCTGCTGGCCGAGACGGGGACCGGCGTCGCCCACTGCCCGGCCTCGAACATGAAGCTCGCCAGCGGGATGGCCCCCGTCCAGCGGCTCTTAGACGCGGGCGTCACCGTCGGCATCGGCACCGACGGCGCGGCCTCGAACAACGACCTCGACATGTTCGACGAGATGCGCGACGCCGCGATGGTCGGGAAACTCGCCGCCGACGACGCCAGCGCCGTCGCCGCCGAGACGGTCGTCGAGATGGCCACCGAGAACGGGGCCGAACTGCTCGGCATCGACAGCGGTCGCATCGAACCCGGCGCGAACGCCGACCTCGCGGTGCTCTCGCTCGACGCGCCGCGCCTGACGCCGGCCCACGACCTCGTCTCGCATCTCGCCTACGCCGCCACCGGGAGCGACGTCCGCCACACCGTCTGTGACGGCGAGGTGCTGATGCGCGATAGAGACGTGACGGTCTTCGACGAAGACGCGGTTCGGGAGCGTGCACAGGCGCACGCAGACGCGCTGGTCGACCGCGCGTCGAACTGA
- the hisG gene encoding ATP phosphoribosyltransferase codes for MRIAVPNKGRLHDPAEDLLERAGLHIVDGADRQLYADTVDPEVTVLYARAADIPEYVSDGAADVGITGLDQVREADPGNLEELLDLEFGSCRLVLAAPEDGDIETVYDLDGGTVATEFPNIARNYFAELDVEVDIAEVSGATELTPHVDIADGIIDITSTGTTLRMNRLAIVDEVLKSSVRLFAREDVADDEKVQQVKMALHSVLSAEGKRYLMMNAPEAALDDVKDVLPGMGGPTVMDIAGSDDVAVHAVVDDSAVFETINDLKGVGASDVLVTEIERLVE; via the coding sequence ATGCGCATCGCCGTCCCCAACAAGGGCCGCCTGCACGACCCGGCGGAGGACTTGCTCGAACGGGCCGGTCTCCACATCGTCGACGGAGCGGACCGACAGCTGTACGCCGATACCGTCGACCCGGAGGTGACCGTCCTCTACGCTCGCGCCGCGGACATCCCCGAGTACGTCTCCGACGGGGCCGCCGACGTGGGTATCACCGGCCTCGACCAGGTCCGGGAGGCCGACCCCGGAAACCTCGAAGAACTGCTCGATTTGGAGTTCGGGAGCTGTCGCCTCGTGCTGGCCGCGCCCGAAGACGGCGACATCGAGACCGTCTACGACTTGGACGGCGGCACCGTCGCCACGGAGTTCCCCAACATCGCCCGGAACTACTTCGCCGAACTCGATGTCGAGGTCGACATCGCGGAGGTCTCGGGCGCGACGGAACTCACGCCGCACGTCGACATCGCCGACGGCATCATCGACATCACCTCGACGGGGACGACCCTGCGGATGAACCGGTTGGCGATCGTCGACGAGGTGCTGAAATCCTCGGTTCGCCTGTTCGCCCGCGAGGACGTCGCCGACGACGAGAAGGTGCAGCAGGTCAAGATGGCGCTTCACTCCGTACTCTCGGCGGAGGGCAAGCGCTACCTGATGATGAACGCCCCCGAGGCCGCGCTCGACGACGTGAAAGACGTGCTGCCGGGGATGGGCGGACCGACGGTGATGGACATCGCCGGGTCCGACGACGTGGCGGTCCACGCCGTCGTCGACGACAGCGCCGTCTTCGAGACCATCAACGACCTCAAGGGAGTGGGTGCGAGCGACGTGCTCGTGACCGAGATCGAGCGTCTGGTCGAGTGA
- a CDS encoding MATE family efflux transporter: MTATSEQAERFTRGSLLRPLLALAAPLVATQLLQTMYNLADTFWVGRLGRDAVSALSFSWPIVFLLVSVGGGIAAAGTILISQHTGAENDAQVSHVAGQTFVFVAALSVVISVVGYLVTPHLLALIGSQPGTAIHEMAVTYTRYVFLGLYFLFGFFIFHALLRGWGDTKTPMYLMVGSVALNVVLDPILILGFADNPLLAWLGLEALGASALAATGFTGLGVEGAAIATVFSRGLAAGVGFWLLFTGRVGIELSLSDLRPDPETMRKLVSVGGPLSVEQSTQALSVTVMTALVALVSADAVAAYGIGSRFTSLVWLPMIGMGMAVETVVGQNLGAGKRERARRTVLLASAILVATFVVAGALAVHFAPAIVGVFITGERAGSVVNHGATFVRIVAPTWAVMAVFHMINGAFHGAGSTRLSMGLGLLTMWGFRAAAAAFLVVVLGMGATGAWYGIAASNVAATVAAVAFFLHGGWLDGVVENDGDADATEVATPAD, encoded by the coding sequence GTGACGGCCACGAGCGAGCAGGCGGAGCGGTTCACACGGGGCAGTCTCCTCCGGCCGCTGTTGGCGCTGGCCGCGCCGTTAGTCGCCACGCAGCTCCTTCAGACGATGTACAACCTCGCCGACACCTTCTGGGTCGGCCGCCTCGGCCGCGACGCCGTGAGCGCGCTCTCGTTCTCGTGGCCCATCGTCTTCCTGCTGGTGAGCGTCGGCGGCGGTATCGCCGCCGCGGGGACGATCCTCATCTCCCAGCACACCGGCGCGGAGAACGACGCGCAGGTCAGCCACGTCGCCGGCCAGACGTTCGTCTTCGTCGCCGCCCTCTCGGTGGTCATCTCCGTCGTCGGCTACCTGGTGACGCCGCACCTGCTCGCGCTCATCGGCTCTCAGCCCGGCACGGCAATCCACGAGATGGCCGTGACGTACACCCGCTACGTCTTCCTGGGCCTGTACTTCCTCTTCGGCTTCTTCATCTTCCACGCCCTGCTCCGCGGCTGGGGCGACACGAAGACGCCGATGTACCTGATGGTCGGCAGCGTCGCGCTCAACGTCGTCTTAGACCCGATCCTCATCCTCGGCTTCGCGGACAACCCGCTACTGGCGTGGCTCGGCCTCGAAGCGCTAGGTGCCAGCGCGCTCGCCGCGACCGGATTCACGGGACTGGGCGTCGAGGGCGCGGCCATCGCGACGGTGTTCTCCCGCGGCCTCGCCGCGGGCGTCGGCTTCTGGCTCCTCTTCACCGGCCGCGTCGGCATCGAACTCTCGCTGTCGGACCTCCGGCCCGACCCCGAGACCATGCGGAAGCTCGTCAGCGTCGGCGGCCCGCTCAGCGTCGAACAGAGCACGCAGGCGCTGTCGGTCACCGTCATGACCGCGCTCGTCGCCCTCGTGAGCGCCGACGCCGTCGCCGCCTACGGCATCGGCAGCCGCTTCACCTCGCTCGTCTGGCTCCCGATGATCGGCATGGGGATGGCCGTCGAGACGGTGGTCGGCCAGAACCTCGGCGCGGGGAAGCGAGAGCGCGCCCGCAGGACGGTCCTGCTCGCCAGCGCCATCCTCGTGGCGACGTTCGTCGTCGCTGGCGCGCTCGCCGTCCACTTCGCCCCCGCCATCGTCGGCGTGTTCATCACCGGCGAGCGAGCGGGAAGCGTCGTCAACCACGGCGCGACGTTCGTCCGCATCGTCGCCCCGACGTGGGCCGTCATGGCCGTCTTCCACATGATCAACGGTGCGTTCCACGGTGCCGGCTCCACCCGCCTCTCGATGGGCCTCGGACTGCTGACGATGTGGGGCTTCCGCGCCGCCGCCGCGGCGTTCCTCGTCGTCGTCCTCGGCATGGGCGCGACGGGCGCGTGGTACGGCATCGCCGCCTCCAACGTCGCCGCCACCGTCGCCGCCGTCGCCTTCTTCCTCCACGGCGGCTGGCTCGACGGGGTCGTCGAGAACGACGGCGACGCCGACGCGACCGAGGTCGCGACGCCGGCCGACTGA